From Candidatus Manganitrophaceae bacterium, one genomic window encodes:
- a CDS encoding dual specificity protein phosphatase family protein, translating to MGFQICWIDDEKRLALGGCPSGADPELLIQEGIGAILSLQQHPVEGPPLSAGARLVWANVPIEDGGDGGWDGVPTVEGLAAAVEQIRGWHQEGRRVYLHCRQGIGRAPTVAMAYLTLVRGMHLAHAIARVVERRPMSDPSVYQLGVLTEYVRRVYETCRPRLSEIRRAK from the coding sequence ATGGGATTTCAGATCTGCTGGATCGATGATGAGAAGAGGCTGGCGCTCGGAGGCTGTCCGAGCGGCGCCGATCCGGAGCTGTTGATTCAGGAAGGAATTGGAGCGATCCTCAGCCTCCAGCAGCATCCGGTCGAGGGACCTCCTCTCTCGGCCGGCGCGCGGCTTGTTTGGGCGAATGTGCCGATTGAGGATGGCGGCGACGGCGGCTGGGATGGGGTCCCGACGGTGGAAGGGCTGGCGGCGGCGGTCGAGCAGATCCGCGGGTGGCATCAAGAGGGCCGCCGCGTTTATCTGCACTGTCGCCAAGGGATCGGCCGTGCCCCGACGGTCGCGATGGCTTATCTGACGCTGGTGCGCGGGATGCACCTCGCGCATGCGATCGCCCGGGTGGTCGAGCGGCGTCCGATGAGCGACCCGAGCGTCTATCAACTCGGTGTATTAACCGAATATGTTCGAAGGGTTTATGAGACGTGCCGGCCCCGGTTGAGCGAAATCCGCCGGGCCAAGTAA
- a CDS encoding inositol-3-phosphate synthase — protein MKRSKNEEGRGRSIAPAKGRLGVLIPGIGGAVATTLIAGVHLINKGLARPYGSLTQMERIRLGKRSRPRWKPIRELVPLAPLTELAFGGWDLFPDDAYEAARKAGVLPPEQLASVRKELQRVRPMTAAFDPAFVRNLRGSHVKQARTKMGLAEALMKDIEGFKAAHDLSRLVMVWCGSTEVYQAQKPVHQTLEAFEKGLKENDPDLSPSMIYAYAAIRLGIPYINGAPNTSVEIPALADTARQRGVPVAGKDFKTGQTLMKTIIAPGLRARMLGVRGWFSTNILGNRDGEVLDDPGSFQAKEVTKSSVLSSILDAGLHPELYGELYHKVRIEYYPPRGDAKEGWDNIDIFGWMGQPMQIKVNFLCRDSILAAPLVLDLLLFIDLAQRSGLKGTQEWLSFYFKAPMARPDLAPIHDLFVQYLKLTNTLRILAGEEVLHHSGLDYYEEEAA, from the coding sequence ATGAAGCGTTCCAAGAATGAAGAAGGAAGAGGCCGGTCGATCGCCCCGGCGAAAGGTCGGCTGGGGGTTTTGATTCCGGGAATCGGCGGGGCGGTGGCGACGACGTTAATCGCCGGCGTTCATCTGATTAACAAAGGGCTGGCCCGGCCCTATGGCTCACTCACGCAGATGGAGCGGATTCGGCTTGGAAAGCGATCGCGGCCTCGGTGGAAGCCGATCCGGGAGTTGGTGCCGCTCGCCCCATTGACCGAGTTGGCCTTCGGCGGATGGGATCTTTTTCCGGACGACGCCTATGAGGCGGCGCGAAAGGCGGGGGTCTTGCCGCCGGAGCAGTTGGCCTCGGTGCGGAAGGAGCTGCAGCGGGTGCGGCCGATGACGGCGGCGTTCGATCCGGCGTTCGTTCGGAATCTGCGCGGCTCTCATGTCAAGCAGGCGCGGACCAAAATGGGGCTGGCCGAAGCGCTCATGAAAGACATCGAAGGGTTTAAGGCGGCGCACGACCTCTCCCGACTGGTGATGGTCTGGTGCGGATCGACCGAGGTCTATCAAGCGCAGAAGCCGGTTCATCAGACGCTCGAAGCGTTCGAAAAGGGGCTGAAGGAAAACGACCCCGACCTCTCCCCCTCGATGATCTATGCCTATGCGGCGATTCGGCTTGGCATTCCCTATATAAACGGGGCGCCGAACACCTCCGTCGAGATTCCGGCGCTGGCCGACACGGCGCGGCAGCGAGGGGTGCCGGTCGCAGGGAAAGATTTTAAGACCGGCCAGACGTTGATGAAGACGATCATCGCGCCGGGGCTGCGGGCGCGGATGCTCGGGGTGCGGGGATGGTTCTCGACGAACATCCTCGGAAATCGCGACGGCGAGGTGCTCGATGACCCCGGCTCTTTTCAGGCGAAAGAGGTGACCAAGTCGTCGGTGCTCTCCTCCATTCTCGACGCCGGCCTCCACCCGGAGCTTTATGGCGAGCTCTATCACAAGGTTCGGATCGAGTATTACCCGCCGCGCGGGGATGCCAAAGAGGGATGGGACAACATCGACATCTTCGGCTGGATGGGACAGCCGATGCAAATTAAAGTCAATTTCCTCTGCCGTGATTCGATCTTGGCGGCGCCGCTGGTGCTCGACCTTCTTCTCTTTATCGACCTCGCGCAGCGCTCCGGGCTCAAGGGGACGCAGGAGTGGCTCTCTTTTTATTTTAAAGCACCGATGGCGCGACCCGATTTAGCCCCCATTCATGATCTCTTCGTCCAGTACCTCAAGCTGACGAACACGCTTCGGATCTTGGCGGGCGAGGAGGTCCTGCACCATTCGGGGCTCGACTACTATGAGGAAGAGGCCGCATGA